In the Carboxydothermus hydrogenoformans Z-2901 genome, CAGGAAATAGCGCGGGCTTCTGGGGTTGAAATTACGATTAACCGGGAGAAAATACCTTTGTCTTTTGCTCTTTTAACATTCTGCCAGCAATTTACCTTAAAACCGTTGGATTTTGCTTTACACGGCGGCGAAGATTATGAACTTTTGTTTACCGTGCCTGCCGAAAAGGAGGAAGAGCTTTTTAAACTGGACTTACCGCTGTTTAAAATTGGTATGGTTACGGGATATGACGAGCGGGGAAGGGTAAAAGCTGAAGATGGGGTAGTCTTGCAGGATAGGGGTTTCCAGCATTTTTAATTATGAGGTGGAAGATATTTGCGCAGGGTAAAAATTATTTTTTTAACTTTTTTACTGGCAATTACCTTAACTAAAGCTTTTGCCAGTGCAGCTTCTCCGGCAAAGGAAATTAAACTTGTCTTTTTGGGTGATGTCTTAGCCGGCGGCAACTTAAATTATTACTACCAAAAATACGGCTATGATTATCCCTGGCAGAAGGTTAAAAAGTATTTTCAGGGTAAGCTTGTTTTTGCCAATTTAGAAAGCTGTATTTCTCTTCGGGGAAAGCCCGAAAGGAAAAAATACACTTTTCGGGGTCGACCGGAATTTTTAAAGGCTATGAAAAAGGCAGGAGTTACGGCGGTTTCGGTTGCAAATAACCACTCTGCGGATTATGGGCTGATAAGTCTTTATGATACCCTTGGCTACTTACGTCAAGAAGGGATTTACTACTCAGGGGCAGGAAGGGATGTTTATATCACGGAAATCCCCTGGCAGGGATATAAAATTGGTTTTCTTGCTTTTTCCCGGGTAATTCCTTCAACTGCCTGGGTGGCAAGCCCCAAAAAAACGGGAATCTGGTCTATTTATGAGCCGAATGTCGGTAAAATCTTAAAGTTAATCTGCGAAAATGATGCTAAATACGATCTTTTAGTGGTAAGCGTTCACTGGGGAGTGGAGAGGGATTTAACCCCAAATCCACCTGAAATAAAACTTGCCCATAAACTGGTTGAAGCGGGAGCCGATGTGGTGATGGGCCATCACCCGCATGTTGTGCAAAGGTATGAAATTTATAAAGGTAGACCAATCTTTTACAGCCTGGGTAACTTTATATTTACTTCCAGTGGTAATAAAGAAACTGCAAAAACTGTTATTGCTGAAGCGGTATTTACGGGAAGGAAACTAAAAAGTGTGGAGGTTAGGCATGGAGAAATAAAAAGAGGCCAGCCGGTCATTAAATAATAATCCCCGGTTTTTACCGGGGATTTTTCCTCAATCTTTAAGTTTGCCAGCAAAATATGCTTCATACGCGGACAAGTCAAAATAGCCGTGCCCGCTTAAATTAAAGACAATAGTTTTGGCAACACTTTCTTCCCGGCATTTAATTGCTTCATCAATAGC is a window encoding:
- a CDS encoding CapA family protein translates to MRRVKIIFLTFLLAITLTKAFASAASPAKEIKLVFLGDVLAGGNLNYYYQKYGYDYPWQKVKKYFQGKLVFANLESCISLRGKPERKKYTFRGRPEFLKAMKKAGVTAVSVANNHSADYGLISLYDTLGYLRQEGIYYSGAGRDVYITEIPWQGYKIGFLAFSRVIPSTAWVASPKKTGIWSIYEPNVGKILKLICENDAKYDLLVVSVHWGVERDLTPNPPEIKLAHKLVEAGADVVMGHHPHVVQRYEIYKGRPIFYSLGNFIFTSSGNKETAKTVIAEAVFTGRKLKSVEVRHGEIKRGQPVIK